A segment of the Alistipes communis genome:
CCAAACGCCACTGGCGCGACGACGGGTCGAAACACTGCAAAAACCTCTTTTTCCGCAATCACAAGGGCAATCGGCACTATCTGGTCTGCTTCGACTGCGACCGCACGCTCTCGATCCACGACCTCGAAGCGCGGCTGCATCAGGGAAAACTGTCGTTCGCCTCGCCCGAGCGCATGATGCGTTATCTGGGGCTGGAACCCGGTTCCGTCTCGCCGTTCGGACTCATCAACGACGCGGAGCATCACGTTCACCTCTTTCTCGACCGCAACCTGCTGTACTGCCCGTCGCTGAGTTTCCACCCCAACGACTGCCGCGCCACGGTAGTCATCGCCCGCACGGAGTTCGAACGGTATCTTGCGCGGGTGGGCAACAGCTACGAGTATCTCGATCTCTACGAGGAGTAGCCGTCCGCTCCGCTGCCCTTCGCCCCTCCCGCAGATAGAGAGAAAACCGCCTCTTTCGAGGCGGTTTTCTGTCAGACCAGTCCATCTATTCGTAAATCAGATACTTTTCGCGCATTTTCGCGAAACGCTCCACGTCGGGCCGCCAGCGTGCACGAATCTCGGCCGCGGAACGGCCGTCGAGAATCATCTCGCGCACCCAGCCCACGCCGATCAGCTTCTCGAACATCGGAGTGAAGAACGCCTCGCCCAACCCTAGCGCACGATAGGCGTCGATCACGTAGTCGAGTGTCAGCCCCTCGGCGAGAATCTCCTCGCAGGGCTTCTCGCTCAGGTCGACACCGCGACATAGGCGTCCTTCCAGAGGAGGATGTTTCGCGCCGGCTGTCGGCCGCGGCGTGAAGACGAAGCAGTAGCGGTCGGCCGGCATGTCGGGATGGCCGTAACACTCGAACGGACGGTCGGTGCCGCGCCCCAGACTCACCACCGTCCCTTCGAAGAGGCAGATCGACGGATAGAGGTAAATCGACCGCTGCGTCGGCAGGTTGGGCGACGGCGCCACGGGCAGCTCGTAGCGCGTGGCATGGGTATAGCGGCGGCACGGTACGACTGTCAGGTCGCACGGCTTCGCCCACCCCTCACCCACGGCCATGCGGGCGATCTCGCCCATCGTCAGTCCGTGTACGACGGGAATCGGCAGCGCGCCGACGCCCGACTTGTATTTCATGTCGAGCACGGGGCCGTCGATGTACGATCCGTTGGGATTGGGACGGTCCAGCACCACTACCGCGCGGCCGAAATCGGCGCAGGCATCCATCATGCGCAGCATCGAAATATAGTAGGTGTAGAAACGCAGACCCACGTCCTGCATGTCGACCAGCAACACGTCGAACGAGCGCATCGCCTCGTCCGACGGTCGGCGCGTGCGGCCGTCGTAGAGCGAACGGATCAGCACCCCCGTGCGCTCGTCGACAGAACTGGCGACGTGCTCGCCCGCATCGGCCGTCCCGCGGAATCCGTGTTCGGGCGAGAAGATCGCCGTCAGGCGCACGCCGCTGCGATGCAGCAGGTCGACCAGATGCTCGTCGCCCACGCGCGAAGTCTGGTTGGCAAGCACGGCCACGCGGCGCCCGCGCAGCAGCGGGAAGTAGGCCGCCGTATCGGCCGCCCCGACCGTCACCCCGTCGCACGCCCCCTCCGGCGCGGCCGCCGCAGCGACCGGCAGCAGCATGCACAGCAGCGAAAAAAGCAAGAGTTTGCGCATCGCCTTCGTTTTATCGTTTCATATCTTCGACCAGCGCATCGACCAGCATGCGGCAGGCAGGTTCGACAGCCGTCGAATACCCCTGCTTCAACTCGACAGGCGCGCCGACGACCGGCCATTTCATCCCCTCGGCGAACTCCGTCATACGACGTACGGCGGCACCGGCCCACGTAAAGGAGCCGAAGCAGGCGAAACGGCGGTACGGAATGCAACGCTCGGCGATCTTACGCAGCAGCGCATCGACCGGCGGGTAGAGCTGGCCGTTGTAGGTCGGCGAACCGACGACGAGCGTATCGTAACGGAAGATGTCGCGCAACACCTGCGACACGTCGGCCGTCGAAAGATTGTAGACGACGATCGGCCGCACGCCTGCGGCGGCCAGGCCGCGGGCGACGGTCTCGGCCATCTGCTCCGTATTGCCGTACATCGAACCATAGGCGATGACCGCCCCCGGCTCGCCCTCGTAACGGCTCACCTTGTCGTAGAGCTCCACCACGCGGGCGATCTCTCGGCGCCAGACGGGGCCGTGCGTCGAGCAGATCATGGCGATGTCGAGCGGGGCGACCTTCGCCAGGGCGCGCTGCACGGGCTGGCCGTATTTGCCCACAATGCAGGCGTAGTAACGGCGCATCTCCTCCCAGAAGGGTTCGACGTCGAGCTGCTCGTCCGTCACGCCGCCGTTCAGTGCGCCGAACGTGCCGAACGCATCGCCCGAGAAGATCGTACGCTCCTCGGCGCACCACGTGGCCATCGTCTCGGGCCAGTGCACCATCGGAATCATGCAGAACGCCAGCGTCAGCCCGCCCAGGTCGAGCACGTCGCCCTCCTTGACCTCGACCGTACCGCACGCGATGCCGTAGTAGCCCTCGATCATCTGCAACGTCTTGGCGTTGCCGACGATCCGCACGGCGGGATAGGCCTGCCGCACGGCGGCGATCGAAGCCGAGTGGTCGGGCTCCATGTGGTTTATCACCAGATAATCCAACGGTCTGTCGCCCAGCCGTTCGCGGACGTTGGCCAGCAGACGGCCCGTGAAGCAGGCGTCGACCGTATCGACGAGCGCCGTCCGCTCGCCGCAGACCAAATAGGCGTTGTACGACACGCCGAGCGGCAGCGGCCACAGTCCCTCGAAAAGATGCTTCGTGCGGTCGTTCACCCCGACGTAGAAAATACGATCCGTGAGTTTTGTCAAGTCTTTCATAACGGATACTGCAATTTATTTATCGAAATACCTTTATTATTTCCACTCACGCCTCGGCGCCGAACTGCATGAGGTAGGCCTTGATGAAGGCGTCGATCTCACCGTCCATCACCGCGTCGACGTCCGACGTCTGGCAACCCGTGCGGTGATCCTTCACGCGACGGTCGTCGAAGACGTAGGAGCGGATCTGCGACCCCCACTCGATGCGTTTCTTGCCCGCTTCGAGCGCCTGCTGCGTGGCCATGCGCTTGTCCAGTTCGCGCTGGTAGAGCTTGCTTCGTAGAATGCGCATCGCATTCTCGCGGTTCATCAGCTGCGAGCGCGTCTCCATGTTCTCGATCAGGAACTCGACCGGTTCGCCCGTATCGGGATCCTTGCCGTGATAGCGCAGCCGCACGGCCGTCTCGACCTTGTTGACGTTCTGACCGCCGGCGCCCGACGAGCGGAACGTGTCCCACTCGATGTCCGAGGGGTTGATGACCACCTCGATCGAATCGTCCACAGCGGGCGACACGAAGACCGACGCGAAGGTCGTCTGGCGCTTGTTGTTGGCGTTGAAAGGCGACAGACGCACCATGCGGTGCACGCCGTTTTCGCTTTTGAGATAGCCGTAGGCGTAGTCGCCCTCGATTTCGAGCGTGCAGGACTTGACGCCCACCTCGTCGCCCGCCTGGTAGTCGAGCGTCTTGACCTTGTAGCCGTGGGCCTCGCACCAGCGGGTGTACATGCGCAGCAGCATCGACGCCCAGTCGAGCGCCTCGGTACCGCCGGCTCCGGCGTTGATGTCCAGAATAGCGCCCATCTTGTCCTCGTCGCGGCGCAACATGTTGCGCAGTTCGAGCGCTTCGATGTGGGCGATTGTCTGCGCATAGTGCGCATCCATCTCCTCCTCGGAGATCACCCCCTCTTTCAGGAAATCGGGCATCAGTTCCAGATCCTCGACCTCCTTGCGGATCGTGTCGTAATCGGTGATCCAGCTCTTGATCGACGCCACCCGGCGCAACTGCTCCTGCGCACGCGCCGCATCGTCCCAGAAGTCGGGTTCCTGCGTCTTCTCCTCCTCGTTCTGCAAATCCATGCGCTTGCGTTCGATGTCGAGACACTTCTCCAACGTATCCCGACGGCTCGCCGCCTCCTTGATCTGTTCTGCCAATACCATAAAATTTCCGGCTTGAAATCGATAGGGGACAAAGATACGAATAAGTGAGAGCAATGTCAAATTTATTTGAACATTGCCGAACGCGAGTATCTTCGGCGAAGCCAAAGATACGAATAAGTCGAGCGCAGAAGCAAGCGTCAGCTTGATTATGCCGAGACGGAGTATCTAAGACGAAGTCAAAGATACGAATAAGCCGAGCGCAATGCAAATATATTGGCTTTTGCCGAGACAAAAACGAGTTGCGGACAAGTCGCAATCCGGCAGCCCGGCAGGAGGGCCGACAAACCATGGTACGAGACCGGAAAAAACCGATGAAAATTTCGGGAATCAGCCGGACGGGCCGCCCCTTCGCATCCTCCGGAAAGCTCCGCGACACCCGAATGAAACGGGGTGACGAGATCGGCCGGAAGGCCATTTCTTTCACCTCTCCCGACGATTTTTCGGAAAAAAGCGTATCTTTGGGTTTCGAACGGACAACGAGCAACGATGATTTTTCAGTCCAAATACGATCTCGACGACAACCGCGCAGTCATCCGCCGGCTCCACCGCGGCGACATGGCCTGCTTCGAAGCCTGCTATAAATTCTATTACCGCGGCCTGTGCAGTTTCGCGTCGCGTTGGGTGCCGGTCTCGACGGCC
Coding sequences within it:
- a CDS encoding prolyl-tRNA synthetase associated domain-containing protein, whose amino-acid sequence is MWNKPSDSERIDAVTAWLDAADIAYDLYFHPASPTIELAKRHWRDDGSKHCKNLFFRNHKGNRHYLVCFDCDRTLSIHDLEARLHQGKLSFASPERMMRYLGLEPGSVSPFGLINDAEHHVHLFLDRNLLYCPSLSFHPNDCRATVVIARTEFERYLARVGNSYEYLDLYEE
- the prfB gene encoding peptide chain release factor 2 codes for the protein MVLAEQIKEAASRRDTLEKCLDIERKRMDLQNEEEKTQEPDFWDDAARAQEQLRRVASIKSWITDYDTIRKEVEDLELMPDFLKEGVISEEEMDAHYAQTIAHIEALELRNMLRRDEDKMGAILDINAGAGGTEALDWASMLLRMYTRWCEAHGYKVKTLDYQAGDEVGVKSCTLEIEGDYAYGYLKSENGVHRMVRLSPFNANNKRQTTFASVFVSPAVDDSIEVVINPSDIEWDTFRSSGAGGQNVNKVETAVRLRYHGKDPDTGEPVEFLIENMETRSQLMNRENAMRILRSKLYQRELDKRMATQQALEAGKKRIEWGSQIRSYVFDDRRVKDHRTGCQTSDVDAVMDGEIDAFIKAYLMQFGAEA
- a CDS encoding FprA family A-type flavoprotein; this encodes MKDLTKLTDRIFYVGVNDRTKHLFEGLWPLPLGVSYNAYLVCGERTALVDTVDACFTGRLLANVRERLGDRPLDYLVINHMEPDHSASIAAVRQAYPAVRIVGNAKTLQMIEGYYGIACGTVEVKEGDVLDLGGLTLAFCMIPMVHWPETMATWCAEERTIFSGDAFGTFGALNGGVTDEQLDVEPFWEEMRRYYACIVGKYGQPVQRALAKVAPLDIAMICSTHGPVWRREIARVVELYDKVSRYEGEPGAVIAYGSMYGNTEQMAETVARGLAAAGVRPIVVYNLSTADVSQVLRDIFRYDTLVVGSPTYNGQLYPPVDALLRKIAERCIPYRRFACFGSFTWAGAAVRRMTEFAEGMKWPVVGAPVELKQGYSTAVEPACRMLVDALVEDMKR
- a CDS encoding exo-beta-N-acetylmuramidase NamZ family protein, whose protein sequence is MRKLLLFSLLCMLLPVAAAAAPEGACDGVTVGAADTAAYFPLLRGRRVAVLANQTSRVGDEHLVDLLHRSGVRLTAIFSPEHGFRGTADAGEHVASSVDERTGVLIRSLYDGRTRRPSDEAMRSFDVLLVDMQDVGLRFYTYYISMLRMMDACADFGRAVVVLDRPNPNGSYIDGPVLDMKYKSGVGALPIPVVHGLTMGEIARMAVGEGWAKPCDLTVVPCRRYTHATRYELPVAPSPNLPTQRSIYLYPSICLFEGTVVSLGRGTDRPFECYGHPDMPADRYCFVFTPRPTAGAKHPPLEGRLCRGVDLSEKPCEEILAEGLTLDYVIDAYRALGLGEAFFTPMFEKLIGVGWVREMILDGRSAAEIRARWRPDVERFAKMREKYLIYE